The following coding sequences lie in one Atribacteraceae bacterium genomic window:
- the amrS gene encoding AmmeMemoRadiSam system radical SAM enzyme, producing MKKRTWIIVLAVVVGSAAAILSMIPDDPVPTQLHQPVALAEGEAGAVAARFWEPLNDGRARCLLCAHFCVVPPGERGICRVRENREGALYTLVYGRLATFPIAPIEKDGMYHALPGTEVLAIATAGCNFRCQQCHNWHITQRGPEDVGARWFTPQEVVDLALRAGARTITGTINEPTVFYEFLYDVAVLARQEGLRMQFHTNGAIAEEALRALLRRIDQAVVDLKGFCPATYREYYGGCLDTVLRTLRIIREEGAWLEITNLVIPTVNDCLEGIRAMSEWIVENLGPDVPLHFTRFHPAYRLTHLPATPIETLEKAHAIARETGINFVTIGNVPGHRYNSTFCPDTGERLIHRVHFTVMENKIVDGRSPFSGRPVPGVWE from the coding sequence ATGAAAAAGCGGACCTGGATCATTGTGTTGGCCGTGGTTGTGGGTAGCGCCGCCGCTATCCTGTCGATGATCCCGGATGATCCCGTCCCGACGCAGCTTCATCAACCGGTGGCCCTGGCCGAAGGCGAGGCCGGCGCTGTCGCGGCGCGCTTCTGGGAACCCCTGAACGATGGGCGCGCGCGCTGTTTACTCTGCGCGCATTTCTGCGTCGTCCCCCCCGGGGAGCGCGGGATCTGCCGGGTGCGCGAGAACCGGGAAGGCGCGCTCTATACCCTGGTGTACGGTCGGCTAGCCACTTTTCCAATCGCCCCCATTGAAAAAGACGGGATGTATCATGCCCTTCCGGGAACCGAGGTCCTGGCTATCGCCACCGCGGGATGTAATTTTCGCTGCCAACAGTGCCACAACTGGCATATCACCCAACGTGGGCCGGAAGATGTAGGGGCGCGCTGGTTCACTCCCCAAGAGGTAGTAGATTTAGCCCTGCGTGCCGGGGCGCGCACCATCACCGGAACCATCAACGAACCGACCGTCTTTTATGAATTCCTTTACGATGTGGCTGTCTTAGCCCGACAGGAGGGCTTAAGGATGCAGTTTCATACCAATGGGGCGATCGCCGAAGAAGCGTTGCGGGCTCTCTTGCGACGGATCGACCAGGCGGTAGTGGACCTCAAGGGATTTTGCCCCGCTACTTACCGGGAATACTACGGGGGGTGTCTCGATACTGTCCTTCGGACACTTAGGATCATCCGGGAAGAAGGGGCGTGGCTGGAGATCACCAATCTGGTCATCCCCACCGTCAACGATTGCCTGGAAGGGATCCGGGCGATGAGCGAGTGGATCGTGGAAAACCTGGGACCGGATGTCCCGCTCCACTTTACCCGCTTCCACCCGGCATACCGCTTGACTCATCTCCCCGCCACACCGATAGAAACGCTGGAAAAGGCACACGCCATAGCCAGAGAGACCGGAATAAACTTCGTCACCATCGGTAACGTCCCCGGACACCGCTACAATTCCACTTTTTGCCCGGACACCGGCGAGAGGCTGATTCACCGGGTTCATTTTACCGTGATGGAGAACAAAATAGTTGATGGCCGGTCGCCCTTCTCTGGCCGGCCGGTGCCCGGGGTATGGGAGTGA
- a CDS encoding sulfite exporter TauE/SafE family protein has protein sequence MMDEVLKLFILGITVSFGPCIAHCSMVILPYIATNAQDWKGGLQAILIFSLARLAIYGVLGLLAGLVGRTIIERLLQFGPPIMITGGVLITSLGLYIFLRKNEAAHCRVTACKSIHQAGIRDSALLGIFAGVLPCLPLLGVLTFTALNAQDLWQGTSYGLAFGVGKLFSPLILLGILAGSAPALLARYGKAFGYFTKLCGVVLMVVGLSLIVPGLRPL, from the coding sequence ATGATGGACGAGGTTCTAAAACTATTCATCCTGGGAATCACCGTCTCCTTTGGGCCGTGTATCGCTCATTGCTCTATGGTAATATTGCCGTATATCGCCACCAACGCCCAGGACTGGAAAGGCGGACTCCAGGCCATATTGATATTTTCGCTGGCGCGTCTGGCTATCTATGGAGTACTGGGACTATTGGCCGGTCTGGTGGGGCGAACCATCATCGAGCGTCTGCTGCAGTTCGGACCCCCCATAATGATTACCGGCGGGGTACTTATTACCTCTTTGGGTCTTTATATCTTCTTACGCAAGAACGAGGCGGCGCATTGTCGGGTTACCGCCTGCAAGTCTATACACCAGGCCGGCATCAGGGATTCCGCTCTGCTGGGCATCTTTGCCGGAGTATTGCCCTGTCTGCCACTTTTAGGCGTGCTCACTTTCACCGCGCTCAATGCCCAGGATTTATGGCAGGGCACTTCCTATGGATTGGCCTTCGGCGTGGGAAAGCTCTTTTCACCGCTTATCCTGTTAGGAATCCTCGCCGGCAGCGCCCCGGCACTGCTCGCGCGCTACGGCAAAGCCTTCGGCTATTTCACCAAGCTCTGCGGGGTTGTCCTGATGGTCGTCGGACTCAGCTTGATCGTCCCGGGATTACGACCTCTGTAG
- a CDS encoding OFA family MFS transporter, protein MSASNKTAKTAAPPAHFRYLLAGIGFLVTLCLGTLYAWSIFVPALEQEFGWTRATVTIPFTVAGVVFAFGMAPAGRLLDLKGPKPSLLLSAVLVVVGYGLASMAGNLWWLIISYGVIMGAAIATGYSATVAGGLKWFPDLRGTATGILVGGFGAAAAVFGPIAHFLVAEYGWRNAFVVLGIIFAVIIGASSLVIKNPKPGWRPAGWDPTASKGIRKHSPEYTGFEFPLKEMLKTPQFRLMWTQYVLILCAGFTIIVHLKLLALDSGFSPAAAAGLVALVGIFNLGGRFILSPLSDVIGRLKSFTIVGSLMLIASVSASLSVILNAPGILYFTAAVGGSAFGGYLALSPAFTADMWGMKSVGVNYGAMFTGWGVASFVGPFFAGLVYDIAGTYVPVFFIFGFLCIPAILIAKMLVKPSALKAHAVKIGLAKVETKS, encoded by the coding sequence ATGAGTGCTTCAAACAAAACAGCAAAAACGGCAGCACCCCCTGCTCATTTTCGTTATCTGCTTGCCGGAATAGGTTTTCTGGTGACCTTGTGCCTGGGTACCCTCTATGCCTGGTCAATATTCGTGCCTGCATTGGAGCAGGAATTTGGTTGGACCAGGGCAACGGTTACCATCCCCTTTACCGTCGCCGGCGTTGTGTTTGCCTTTGGCATGGCTCCGGCAGGCCGTCTTTTGGATCTGAAAGGTCCGAAACCATCACTCCTGCTGAGCGCTGTTCTGGTTGTAGTGGGCTATGGATTAGCTTCTATGGCCGGGAATTTGTGGTGGCTGATTATTAGTTACGGTGTGATCATGGGAGCGGCTATTGCCACCGGTTATTCGGCGACGGTAGCCGGAGGACTCAAATGGTTCCCGGATTTGAGAGGAACGGCAACCGGTATCCTGGTGGGTGGTTTTGGTGCCGCTGCTGCTGTTTTCGGCCCGATAGCACATTTTTTGGTTGCTGAATATGGCTGGAGAAATGCTTTTGTGGTTTTGGGCATTATATTTGCAGTAATCATTGGTGCCTCTTCCTTGGTTATAAAAAATCCAAAACCCGGCTGGAGACCGGCCGGGTGGGACCCTACCGCCTCCAAAGGTATACGGAAACACTCACCAGAATATACAGGCTTTGAATTTCCCCTTAAAGAGATGCTCAAGACCCCCCAGTTCAGGCTGATGTGGACACAATACGTATTAATTCTATGTGCCGGCTTCACTATAATTGTACACCTTAAATTGCTGGCTTTAGACAGTGGCTTTTCACCAGCCGCGGCTGCGGGACTGGTCGCTTTGGTCGGTATATTTAATTTGGGTGGGCGGTTTATTCTCAGTCCGTTATCTGATGTGATCGGCAGACTCAAGTCTTTCACCATAGTAGGGTCTCTCATGTTAATTGCCTCAGTTTCCGCTTCCCTCTCGGTCATATTAAATGCACCGGGGATATTGTATTTTACCGCCGCGGTTGGAGGCAGCGCTTTCGGGGGGTATTTGGCCCTGTCTCCGGCTTTTACCGCGGACATGTGGGGTATGAAAAGCGTAGGAGTCAATTATGGGGCCATGTTTACGGGTTGGGGCGTCGCTTCTTTTGTGGGTCCCTTCTTTGCCGGGTTGGTATACGATATTGCCGGCACGTATGTGCCGGTCTTTTTTATCTTTGGTTTCCTGTGTATTCCGGCTATTTTAATAGCTAAAATGCTGGTTAAACCTTCGGCATTAAAAGCTCATGCCGTGAAGATTGGACTCGCGAAAGTGGAGACAAAAAGTTAA
- the amrS gene encoding AmmeMemoRadiSam system radical SAM enzyme, with translation MRKIFPSHQKTRNYIFIGLVVTSVLAGLGLAFTFLLPDAVLSEQKAVAISLVDLSEQESGKVYPEAMFWEAMADNQVQCQLCFQNCVIPEGQRGICRVRINHAGRLYTQVHSRVASWQVMPVEKDTMQHLHPGASVFAIATASCNLRCKQCHNWSITQRYPEDIRYFYWPPEEIVRRAMASGSTFISGTMNEPTVFFEYLYDIFPLAQEAGIKTMFRSNAMMNPEPLQTILQYTDAVSLDLKGFSDDFHRKILGGELQPALDTLKLLRDSGVWFEITNLIIPTLNDDMEDIRRMVEWIKENLGPDVPMHFNRFVPAFQLTHLPMTPVSTLEQAYHIAREVGLNYVYIGNVPGHPSNSTFCPGCGTNLVHRTHLAVLYNRIADGRCPDCGKKIAGVWE, from the coding sequence TTGCGGAAAATTTTCCCCTCGCACCAAAAAACCAGGAATTATATCTTCATCGGACTCGTTGTCACCAGTGTTCTGGCAGGACTGGGACTGGCTTTTACCTTCCTCTTGCCCGATGCCGTCTTATCGGAACAGAAAGCTGTCGCTATAAGCCTTGTAGACTTATCGGAACAGGAGTCAGGTAAGGTTTATCCAGAGGCAATGTTCTGGGAGGCAATGGCTGATAACCAGGTTCAGTGTCAACTCTGCTTTCAGAACTGCGTTATCCCCGAAGGACAGCGCGGCATTTGCCGGGTGAGAATAAACCACGCCGGTCGGCTTTATACCCAGGTTCACAGTCGCGTAGCCTCTTGGCAGGTGATGCCGGTGGAGAAGGATACCATGCAACACCTGCATCCCGGGGCGAGTGTTTTTGCCATTGCCACCGCCTCGTGTAATCTCCGCTGCAAGCAATGCCATAACTGGAGCATTACCCAACGATACCCGGAAGATATCCGCTACTTCTATTGGCCACCGGAAGAAATAGTACGGCGCGCCATGGCCAGCGGGAGCACATTTATCAGCGGTACGATGAACGAACCGACTGTGTTCTTCGAGTATTTATACGACATCTTCCCACTGGCGCAGGAGGCAGGGATTAAGACGATGTTTCGCAGCAATGCGATGATGAATCCAGAGCCTCTGCAAACCATCCTGCAGTATACCGACGCCGTTTCGCTGGATCTGAAAGGATTCAGCGATGACTTCCATCGCAAGATACTGGGAGGAGAACTCCAGCCGGCCTTGGACACTCTTAAACTACTACGCGACTCCGGGGTCTGGTTCGAGATCACCAACCTGATCATCCCCACCTTGAACGACGATATGGAGGATATCCGCCGGATGGTCGAATGGATCAAGGAAAACCTGGGACCCGATGTTCCGATGCACTTCAACCGGTTCGTTCCCGCCTTCCAACTCACCCATCTGCCGATGACCCCGGTGAGCACCCTGGAACAGGCCTACCACATCGCCCGGGAGGTCGGTTTGAACTATGTTTATATCGGTAACGTCCCCGGTCATCCGAGCAATTCTACCTTCTGCCCCGGTTGCGGGACGAATCTGGTCCATCGTACCCATTTAGCTGTTTTATACAATAGAATCGCTGACGGGAGATGTCCGGATTGCGGAAAGAAAATCGCGGGGGTGTGGGAATGA